One genomic segment of Capra hircus breed San Clemente unplaced genomic scaffold, ASM170441v1, whole genome shotgun sequence includes these proteins:
- the TFDP1 gene encoding transcription factor Dp-1 produces MAKDAGLIEANGELKVFIDQNLSPGKGVVSLVAVHPSTVNSLGKQLLPKTFGQSNVNISQQVVIGTPQRPAAPNTIVVGSPHTPNTHFVSQNQPSEPSPWSAGKRNRKGEKNGKGLRHFSMKVCEKVQRKGTTSYNEVADELVAEFSAADSHILPSESAYDQKNIRRRVYDALNVLMAMNIISKEKKEIKWIGLPTNSAQECQSLEVERQRRLERIKQKQSQLQELILQQIAFKNLVQRNRQVEQQASRPPPPNSVIHLPFIIVNTSKKTVIDCSISNDKFEYLFNFDNTFEIHDDIEVLKRMGMACGLESGSCSPEDLRVARSLVPKALEPYVTEMAQGSFGGVFVTSAVSTSNGTRLSASDLANGADGALATSSSGSQYSGSRVETPVSCVGEDDEDDEDFNENEEED; encoded by the exons GCCGGTCTAATTGAAGCCAACGGGGAACTCAAGGTCTTCATCGACCAGAACCTCAGTCCTGGGAAAG GTGTGGTGTCCTTGGTTGCCGTCCACCCCTCCACAGTGAACTCTCTCGGGAAGCAGCTCCTGCCAAAGACCTTTGGACAGTCCAACGTCAACATCTCGCAGCAAGTG GTGATTGGTACACCTCAGAGGCCTGCAGCGCCAAACACTATCGTGGTAGGCAGCCCACACACCCCGAACACTCACTTCGTCTCCCAGAACCAGCCTTCAGAGCCCTCTCCTTGGTCTGCCGG GAAGCGCAACCGGAAAGGAGAGAAGAACGGGAAGGGGCTGCGGCACTTCTCCATGAAGGTGTGCGAGAAGGTGCAGCGCAAGGGGACGACGTCCTACAACGAGGTGGCCGACGAGCTGGTGGCCGAGTTCAGCGCGGCCGACAGCCACATCCTGCCCAGCGAGTCG GCCTACGATCAGAAGAACATCCGGAGGCGCGTGTACGACGCGCTGAACGTGCTCATGGCCATGAACATCATCTccaaggagaagaaggagatcaAGTGGATCGGCCTGCCCACCAACTCCGCCCAGGAGTGCCAGAGTCTAGAG GTggagagacagaggaggctggaaaggATAAAGCAGAAGCAGTCGCAGCTTCAGGAGCTCATCCTGCAG CAAATCGCCTTCAAGAACCTGGTGCAGAGGAACCGCCAGGTGGAGCAGCAGGCCAGCCGGCCGCCCCCGCCCAACTCGGTCATCCACCTGCCGTTCATCATCGTGAACACCAGCAAGAAGACGGTCATTGACTGCAGTATCTCCAACGACAA GTTTGAGTACCTGTTCAATTTCGACAACACGTTTGAGATTCATGATGACATCGAGGTGCTGAAGCGCATGGGCATGGCCTGCGGGCTGGAGTCCGGCAGCTGCTCCCCCGAGGACCTGAGGGTGGCCAGGAGCTTGGTGCCGAAGGCGCTGGAGCCTTATGTGACAG AAATGGCTCAGGGTTCGTTCGGCGGTGTGTTTGTCACGTCGGCAGTGTCGACGTCTAACGGCACGCGGCTGTCTGCCAG CGACCTGGCCAACGGCGCGGACGGGGCGCTGGCCACGAGCTCCAGTGGGTCGCAGTACAGCGGGTCCCGGGTGGAGACGCCGGTGTCATGCGTCGGCGAGGACGACGAGGATGACGAGGACTTCAACGAGAACGAGGAGGAAGACTGA
- the ATP4B gene encoding potassium-transporting ATPase subunit beta isoform X3, which translates to MLGRTPSRWVWISLYYVAFYVVMTGVFALCIYVLMCTVDPYTPDYQDQLKSPGVTLRPDTYGDKGLDISYNVSDNRTWTGLTQALRHFLAGYSPAAQEDNINCTSERYFFQERFLAPNHTKFSCKFTADMLQNCSGQPDPTFGFAEGKPCFIIKMNRIVKFLPGNSTAPRVDCAFLDRPRGAPALQVAYFPPSGSYSLHYFPYYGKKAQPHYSNPLVAAKLLNVPKNKEVVVVCKILAEHVTFDNPHDPYEGKVEFKLKIQK; encoded by the exons ATGCTGGGCCGCACGCCGTCCCGCTGGG tgtggatcAGCCTGTACTACGTGGCCTTCTACGTGGTCATGACGGGCGTCTTCGCCCTCTGCATCTATGTGCTCATGTGCACCGTCGACCCCTACACGCCCGACTACCAGGACCAGCTCAAGTCGCCAG GGGTGACCTTGAGGCCGGACACCTACGGGGACAAAGGCCTGGACATCTCCTACAACGTGTCTGACAACAGGACCTGGACAGGGCTCACACAGGCCTTGCGGCACTTCCTGGCAG GCTACTCGCCTGCAGCCCAGGAGGACAACATCAACTGCACGTCCGAGAGGTACTTCTTCCAGGAGCGCTTCCTGGCCCCGAACCACACCAAGTTTTCCTGCAAGTTCACGGCGGACATGCTGCAGAACTGCTCCGGCCAGCCCGACCCCACCTTCGGTTTCGCAGAGGGAAAGCCGTGCTTCATTATCAAGATGAACAGG ATCGTCAAGTTTCTCCCCGGCAACAGCACGGCCCCCAGGGTGGACTGTGCCTTCCTG GACCGGCCCCGGGGCGCCCCGGCTCTGCAGGTGGCGTACTTCCCGCCCAGCGGCTCCTACAGCCTCCACTACTTCCCCTACTACGGGAAGAAGGCCCAG CCCCACTACAGCAACCCGCTGGTGGCCGCGAAGCTCCTCAACGTCCCCAAGAACAAGGAGGTGGTTGTCGTGTGCAAGATCCTGGCGGAGCATGTGACCTTCGACAACCCCCATGACCCCTACGAGGGGAAGGTGGAGTTCAAGCTGAAGATCCAGAAGTAG
- the ATP4B gene encoding potassium-transporting ATPase subunit beta isoform X1 encodes MAALQEKKSCGQRMEEFQRYCWNPDTGQMLGRTLSRWVWISLYYVAFYVVMTGVFALCIYVLMCTVDPYTPDYQDQLKSPGVTLRPDTYGDKGLDISYNVSDNRTWTGLTQALRHFLAGYSPAAQEDNINCTSERYFFQERFLAPNHTKFSCKFTADMLQNCSGQPDPTFGFAEGKPCFIIKMNRIVKFLPGNSTAPRVDCAFLDRPRGAPALQVAYFPPSGSYSLHYFPYYGKKAQPHYSNPLVAAKLLNVPKNKEVVVVCKILAEHVTFDNPHDPYEGKVEFKLKIQK; translated from the exons ATGGCGGCGCTGCAGGAGAAAAAGTCATGTGGGCAGCGGATGGAGGAGTTCCAGCGGTACTGCTGGAACCCGGACACCGGGCAGATGCTGGGCCGCACGCTGTCCCGCTGGG tgtggatcAGCCTGTACTACGTGGCCTTCTACGTGGTCATGACGGGCGTCTTCGCCCTCTGCATCTATGTGCTCATGTGCACCGTCGACCCCTACACGCCCGACTACCAGGACCAGCTCAAGTCGCCAG GGGTGACCTTGAGGCCGGACACCTACGGGGACAAAGGCCTGGACATCTCCTACAACGTGTCTGACAACAGGACCTGGACAGGGCTCACACAGGCCTTGCGGCACTTCCTGGCAG GCTACTCGCCTGCAGCCCAGGAGGACAACATCAACTGCACGTCCGAGAGGTACTTCTTCCAGGAGCGCTTCCTGGCCCCGAACCACACCAAGTTTTCCTGCAAGTTCACGGCGGACATGCTGCAGAACTGCTCCGGCCAGCCCGACCCCACCTTCGGTTTCGCAGAGGGAAAGCCGTGCTTCATTATCAAGATGAACAGG ATCGTCAAGTTTCTCCCCGGCAACAGCACGGCCCCCAGGGTGGACTGTGCCTTCCTG GACCGGCCCCGGGGCGCCCCGGCTCTGCAGGTGGCGTACTTCCCGCCCAGCGGCTCCTACAGCCTCCACTACTTCCCCTACTACGGGAAGAAGGCCCAG CCCCACTACAGCAACCCGCTGGTGGCCGCGAAGCTCCTCAACGTCCCCAAGAACAAGGAGGTGGTTGTCGTGTGCAAGATCCTGGCGGAGCATGTGACCTTCGACAACCCCCATGACCCCTACGAGGGGAAGGTGGAGTTCAAGCTGAAGATCCAGAAGTAG
- the ATP4B gene encoding potassium-transporting ATPase subunit beta isoform X2 translates to MAALQEKKSCGQRMEEFQRYCWNPDTGQMLGRTLSRWVWISLYYVAFYVVMTGVFALCIYVLMCTVDPYTPDYQDQLKSPGVTLRPDTYGDKGLDISYNVSDNRTWTGLTQALRHFLAGYSPAAQEDNINCTSERYFFQERFLAPNHTKFSCKFTADMLQNCSGQPDPTFGFAEGKPCFIIKMNRDRPRGAPALQVAYFPPSGSYSLHYFPYYGKKAQPHYSNPLVAAKLLNVPKNKEVVVVCKILAEHVTFDNPHDPYEGKVEFKLKIQK, encoded by the exons ATGGCGGCGCTGCAGGAGAAAAAGTCATGTGGGCAGCGGATGGAGGAGTTCCAGCGGTACTGCTGGAACCCGGACACCGGGCAGATGCTGGGCCGCACGCTGTCCCGCTGGG tgtggatcAGCCTGTACTACGTGGCCTTCTACGTGGTCATGACGGGCGTCTTCGCCCTCTGCATCTATGTGCTCATGTGCACCGTCGACCCCTACACGCCCGACTACCAGGACCAGCTCAAGTCGCCAG GGGTGACCTTGAGGCCGGACACCTACGGGGACAAAGGCCTGGACATCTCCTACAACGTGTCTGACAACAGGACCTGGACAGGGCTCACACAGGCCTTGCGGCACTTCCTGGCAG GCTACTCGCCTGCAGCCCAGGAGGACAACATCAACTGCACGTCCGAGAGGTACTTCTTCCAGGAGCGCTTCCTGGCCCCGAACCACACCAAGTTTTCCTGCAAGTTCACGGCGGACATGCTGCAGAACTGCTCCGGCCAGCCCGACCCCACCTTCGGTTTCGCAGAGGGAAAGCCGTGCTTCATTATCAAGATGAACAGG GACCGGCCCCGGGGCGCCCCGGCTCTGCAGGTGGCGTACTTCCCGCCCAGCGGCTCCTACAGCCTCCACTACTTCCCCTACTACGGGAAGAAGGCCCAG CCCCACTACAGCAACCCGCTGGTGGCCGCGAAGCTCCTCAACGTCCCCAAGAACAAGGAGGTGGTTGTCGTGTGCAAGATCCTGGCGGAGCATGTGACCTTCGACAACCCCCATGACCCCTACGAGGGGAAGGTGGAGTTCAAGCTGAAGATCCAGAAGTAG